A genomic window from Prunus persica cultivar Lovell chromosome G2, Prunus_persica_NCBIv2, whole genome shotgun sequence includes:
- the LOC18787277 gene encoding LOB domain-containing protein 24, which translates to MISGRCAACKYLRRRCPSDCIFFPYFPPNNPERFASVHRIYGASNVAKMLQQLPHHLRGEAADTLCYEAECRTQDCVYGCVKTISQLHQEINKAECQLAKTRAEIAFISSSGGQGRTTTTSTSTSLPITSSTQL; encoded by the exons ATGATCTCTGGTCGTTGTGCAGCTTGCAAGTATCTGAGAAGGAGATGTCCTTCAGATTGCATATTCTTTCCCTATTTTCCTCCCAATAATCCTGAAAGATTTGCCTCTGTTCATAGAATCTATGGTGCCAGCAATGTTGCCAAAATGCTCCAG CAACTACCACACCATTTGAGAGGTGAAGCAGCCGATACTTTGTGTTATGAAGCTGAATGTAGAACACAAGATTGTGTGTATGGTTGTGTTAAGACTATTTCACAATTACATCAAGAAATAAACAAGGCAGAATGCCAACTAGCTAAAACACGAGCTGAGATTGCCTTCATTAGCTCTAGTGGTGGACAAGGAAGGACTACAACAACCTCAACCTCAACCTCATTACCAATTACAAGTTCAACCCAACTTTAA
- the LOC18786330 gene encoding serine/arginine-rich splicing factor RS41 isoform X1 — MRPIFCGNFEYDARQNELERLFGRYGKVDRVDMKSGFAFIYMEDERDAEYAIRGLDRKEFGRKGRRLRVEWTKVANHERGTRRPGASRRSSTNTRPSKTLFVINFDPYHTRTKDLERHFDPYGKIVSVRIRRNFAFVQYESQEDATRALEATNMSKLMDRVISVEYAVRDDDERRDGFSPDRRSRDRSLDRGRDRRRSPSPYKRERGSPDYGRGPSPGPYRRERGSPDYGRGPSPYRRERVSPDYGRGRSPSPYRRERSDHGRVSSRSPRKERVSADRIRDRSRSPYGRERPGADNGHAPIRSPYKRDRDSPENGAIESPYKRDRASPENGAIQSPYKRDRSSPENGRGPSSSPYERERVSPEHGHGPSPNSVPEARGDSPNYGGPESPMQERYSSRSPPAEE, encoded by the exons ATGAGGCCCAttttttgtgggaattttgAATATGATGCTCGACAAAATGAATTGGAGCGGCTTTTCGGTAGATATGGGAAAGTTGACAGAGTGGATATGAAGTCTG GGTTTGCTTTTATCTACATGGAAGATGAGAGAGATGCTGAGTATGCTATTCGGGGACTTGATCGGAAAGAATTTGGTAGAAAAGGACGCAGGCTTCGTGTTGAATGGACGAAGGTAGCAAAT CATGAACGTGGTACTAGAAGACCGGGTGCTTCAAGAAGATCTTCGACTAATACAAGACCTTCAAAGACCTTGtttgttattaattttgatCCGTATCACACTAGGACCAAGGATTTGGAGAGGCACTTTGATCCATATGGGAAAATTGTGAGTGTTAGGATCAGAAGAAATTTCGCATTTGTTCAGTATGAGTCACAAGAAGATGCTACTAGGGCATTGGAAGCTACGAACATGAG CAAGCTGATGGATCGAGTTATATCAGTGGAGTATGCAGTtcgtgatgatgatgaaagaaGAGACGGCTTTAGTCCTGATAGGAGAAGTCGTGATAGGTCACTAGACAGAGGCCGTGATAGAAGAAGATCCCCAAGTCCCTACAAAAGAGAGAGGGGTAGCCCTGATTATGGCCGTGGCCCTAGCCCTGGTCCCTACCGCAGAGAGAGGGGTAGTCCTGATTATGGCCGTGGCCCAAGTCCTTATCGAAGGGAGAGAGTAAGTCCAGACTATGGCCGAGGCCGCAGCCCAAGTCCCTATCGAAGGGAGAGATCTGATCATGGCCGGGTCTCTAGTCGCAGTCCCCGGAAAGAGAGGGTGAGTGCAGACCGTATCCGTGATCGTAGCCGTAgtccttatggaagagagaggCCTGGGGCTGACAATGGCCATGCTCCCATCCGTAGTCCATATAAGAGAGACAGGGACAGTCCTGAAAATGGTGCCATCGAGAGTCCATATAAGAGAGATAGGGCCAGTCCTGAAAATGGCGCCATCCAGAGTCCATATAAGAGAGATAGGAGTAGTCCTGAAAATGGTCGGGGCCCCAGCAGCAGTCCTTATGAAAGAGAGAGGGTCAGCCCTGAACATGGTCACGGTCCAAGCCCCAATTCTGTGCCTGAAGCTAGGGGGGACAGCCCTAACTATGGTGGGCCTGAAAGCCCCATGCAGGAGAGATATAGCAG CCGTTCACCACCAGCTGAGGAATGA
- the LOC18786330 gene encoding serine/arginine-rich splicing factor RS40 isoform X2 yields the protein MRPIFCGNFEYDARQNELERLFGRYGKVDRVDMKSGFAFIYMEDERDAEYAIRGLDRKEFGRKGRRLRVEWTKHERGTRRPGASRRSSTNTRPSKTLFVINFDPYHTRTKDLERHFDPYGKIVSVRIRRNFAFVQYESQEDATRALEATNMSKLMDRVISVEYAVRDDDERRDGFSPDRRSRDRSLDRGRDRRRSPSPYKRERGSPDYGRGPSPGPYRRERGSPDYGRGPSPYRRERVSPDYGRGRSPSPYRRERSDHGRVSSRSPRKERVSADRIRDRSRSPYGRERPGADNGHAPIRSPYKRDRDSPENGAIESPYKRDRASPENGAIQSPYKRDRSSPENGRGPSSSPYERERVSPEHGHGPSPNSVPEARGDSPNYGGPESPMQERYSSRSPPAEE from the exons ATGAGGCCCAttttttgtgggaattttgAATATGATGCTCGACAAAATGAATTGGAGCGGCTTTTCGGTAGATATGGGAAAGTTGACAGAGTGGATATGAAGTCTG GGTTTGCTTTTATCTACATGGAAGATGAGAGAGATGCTGAGTATGCTATTCGGGGACTTGATCGGAAAGAATTTGGTAGAAAAGGACGCAGGCTTCGTGTTGAATGGACGAAG CATGAACGTGGTACTAGAAGACCGGGTGCTTCAAGAAGATCTTCGACTAATACAAGACCTTCAAAGACCTTGtttgttattaattttgatCCGTATCACACTAGGACCAAGGATTTGGAGAGGCACTTTGATCCATATGGGAAAATTGTGAGTGTTAGGATCAGAAGAAATTTCGCATTTGTTCAGTATGAGTCACAAGAAGATGCTACTAGGGCATTGGAAGCTACGAACATGAG CAAGCTGATGGATCGAGTTATATCAGTGGAGTATGCAGTtcgtgatgatgatgaaagaaGAGACGGCTTTAGTCCTGATAGGAGAAGTCGTGATAGGTCACTAGACAGAGGCCGTGATAGAAGAAGATCCCCAAGTCCCTACAAAAGAGAGAGGGGTAGCCCTGATTATGGCCGTGGCCCTAGCCCTGGTCCCTACCGCAGAGAGAGGGGTAGTCCTGATTATGGCCGTGGCCCAAGTCCTTATCGAAGGGAGAGAGTAAGTCCAGACTATGGCCGAGGCCGCAGCCCAAGTCCCTATCGAAGGGAGAGATCTGATCATGGCCGGGTCTCTAGTCGCAGTCCCCGGAAAGAGAGGGTGAGTGCAGACCGTATCCGTGATCGTAGCCGTAgtccttatggaagagagaggCCTGGGGCTGACAATGGCCATGCTCCCATCCGTAGTCCATATAAGAGAGACAGGGACAGTCCTGAAAATGGTGCCATCGAGAGTCCATATAAGAGAGATAGGGCCAGTCCTGAAAATGGCGCCATCCAGAGTCCATATAAGAGAGATAGGAGTAGTCCTGAAAATGGTCGGGGCCCCAGCAGCAGTCCTTATGAAAGAGAGAGGGTCAGCCCTGAACATGGTCACGGTCCAAGCCCCAATTCTGTGCCTGAAGCTAGGGGGGACAGCCCTAACTATGGTGGGCCTGAAAGCCCCATGCAGGAGAGATATAGCAG CCGTTCACCACCAGCTGAGGAATGA
- the LOC18786330 gene encoding serine/arginine-rich splicing factor RS41 isoform X3: MEDERDAEYAIRGLDRKEFGRKGRRLRVEWTKVANHERGTRRPGASRRSSTNTRPSKTLFVINFDPYHTRTKDLERHFDPYGKIVSVRIRRNFAFVQYESQEDATRALEATNMSKLMDRVISVEYAVRDDDERRDGFSPDRRSRDRSLDRGRDRRRSPSPYKRERGSPDYGRGPSPGPYRRERGSPDYGRGPSPYRRERVSPDYGRGRSPSPYRRERSDHGRVSSRSPRKERVSADRIRDRSRSPYGRERPGADNGHAPIRSPYKRDRDSPENGAIESPYKRDRASPENGAIQSPYKRDRSSPENGRGPSSSPYERERVSPEHGHGPSPNSVPEARGDSPNYGGPESPMQERYSSRSPPAEE; the protein is encoded by the exons ATGGAAGATGAGAGAGATGCTGAGTATGCTATTCGGGGACTTGATCGGAAAGAATTTGGTAGAAAAGGACGCAGGCTTCGTGTTGAATGGACGAAGGTAGCAAAT CATGAACGTGGTACTAGAAGACCGGGTGCTTCAAGAAGATCTTCGACTAATACAAGACCTTCAAAGACCTTGtttgttattaattttgatCCGTATCACACTAGGACCAAGGATTTGGAGAGGCACTTTGATCCATATGGGAAAATTGTGAGTGTTAGGATCAGAAGAAATTTCGCATTTGTTCAGTATGAGTCACAAGAAGATGCTACTAGGGCATTGGAAGCTACGAACATGAG CAAGCTGATGGATCGAGTTATATCAGTGGAGTATGCAGTtcgtgatgatgatgaaagaaGAGACGGCTTTAGTCCTGATAGGAGAAGTCGTGATAGGTCACTAGACAGAGGCCGTGATAGAAGAAGATCCCCAAGTCCCTACAAAAGAGAGAGGGGTAGCCCTGATTATGGCCGTGGCCCTAGCCCTGGTCCCTACCGCAGAGAGAGGGGTAGTCCTGATTATGGCCGTGGCCCAAGTCCTTATCGAAGGGAGAGAGTAAGTCCAGACTATGGCCGAGGCCGCAGCCCAAGTCCCTATCGAAGGGAGAGATCTGATCATGGCCGGGTCTCTAGTCGCAGTCCCCGGAAAGAGAGGGTGAGTGCAGACCGTATCCGTGATCGTAGCCGTAgtccttatggaagagagaggCCTGGGGCTGACAATGGCCATGCTCCCATCCGTAGTCCATATAAGAGAGACAGGGACAGTCCTGAAAATGGTGCCATCGAGAGTCCATATAAGAGAGATAGGGCCAGTCCTGAAAATGGCGCCATCCAGAGTCCATATAAGAGAGATAGGAGTAGTCCTGAAAATGGTCGGGGCCCCAGCAGCAGTCCTTATGAAAGAGAGAGGGTCAGCCCTGAACATGGTCACGGTCCAAGCCCCAATTCTGTGCCTGAAGCTAGGGGGGACAGCCCTAACTATGGTGGGCCTGAAAGCCCCATGCAGGAGAGATATAGCAG CCGTTCACCACCAGCTGAGGAATGA
- the LOC18786330 gene encoding serine/arginine-rich splicing factor RS40 isoform X4: MEDERDAEYAIRGLDRKEFGRKGRRLRVEWTKHERGTRRPGASRRSSTNTRPSKTLFVINFDPYHTRTKDLERHFDPYGKIVSVRIRRNFAFVQYESQEDATRALEATNMSKLMDRVISVEYAVRDDDERRDGFSPDRRSRDRSLDRGRDRRRSPSPYKRERGSPDYGRGPSPGPYRRERGSPDYGRGPSPYRRERVSPDYGRGRSPSPYRRERSDHGRVSSRSPRKERVSADRIRDRSRSPYGRERPGADNGHAPIRSPYKRDRDSPENGAIESPYKRDRASPENGAIQSPYKRDRSSPENGRGPSSSPYERERVSPEHGHGPSPNSVPEARGDSPNYGGPESPMQERYSSRSPPAEE; encoded by the exons ATGGAAGATGAGAGAGATGCTGAGTATGCTATTCGGGGACTTGATCGGAAAGAATTTGGTAGAAAAGGACGCAGGCTTCGTGTTGAATGGACGAAG CATGAACGTGGTACTAGAAGACCGGGTGCTTCAAGAAGATCTTCGACTAATACAAGACCTTCAAAGACCTTGtttgttattaattttgatCCGTATCACACTAGGACCAAGGATTTGGAGAGGCACTTTGATCCATATGGGAAAATTGTGAGTGTTAGGATCAGAAGAAATTTCGCATTTGTTCAGTATGAGTCACAAGAAGATGCTACTAGGGCATTGGAAGCTACGAACATGAG CAAGCTGATGGATCGAGTTATATCAGTGGAGTATGCAGTtcgtgatgatgatgaaagaaGAGACGGCTTTAGTCCTGATAGGAGAAGTCGTGATAGGTCACTAGACAGAGGCCGTGATAGAAGAAGATCCCCAAGTCCCTACAAAAGAGAGAGGGGTAGCCCTGATTATGGCCGTGGCCCTAGCCCTGGTCCCTACCGCAGAGAGAGGGGTAGTCCTGATTATGGCCGTGGCCCAAGTCCTTATCGAAGGGAGAGAGTAAGTCCAGACTATGGCCGAGGCCGCAGCCCAAGTCCCTATCGAAGGGAGAGATCTGATCATGGCCGGGTCTCTAGTCGCAGTCCCCGGAAAGAGAGGGTGAGTGCAGACCGTATCCGTGATCGTAGCCGTAgtccttatggaagagagaggCCTGGGGCTGACAATGGCCATGCTCCCATCCGTAGTCCATATAAGAGAGACAGGGACAGTCCTGAAAATGGTGCCATCGAGAGTCCATATAAGAGAGATAGGGCCAGTCCTGAAAATGGCGCCATCCAGAGTCCATATAAGAGAGATAGGAGTAGTCCTGAAAATGGTCGGGGCCCCAGCAGCAGTCCTTATGAAAGAGAGAGGGTCAGCCCTGAACATGGTCACGGTCCAAGCCCCAATTCTGTGCCTGAAGCTAGGGGGGACAGCCCTAACTATGGTGGGCCTGAAAGCCCCATGCAGGAGAGATATAGCAG CCGTTCACCACCAGCTGAGGAATGA
- the LOC18784653 gene encoding protein DETOXIFICATION 49, producing MCKLTSPSPCCNGNSDHPHLVSIKDSEEPKTLTTPLISKSTTSEPEQIQKKLQLNAHHQTHKPHQKSHFSLALKEANSIASIAFPMILTGLLLYSRSMISMLFLGRLGELALAGGSLAVGFANITGYSILSGLAMGMEPICGQAFGAKRHTLLGLSLQRTVLLLIFTSLPISLLWLNMKKLLLLCGQDEAIASEAQLYLLCSLPDLLAQCLLHPLRIYLRTQSITLPLTFCATLAIILHIPINYFLVSYLNLGIRGVALSGVWSNFNLVASLIIYIIISGVHKKTWGGISMDCFREWKTLLNLAVPSCISVCLEWWWYEIMILLCGLLLNPRATVASMGILIQTTSLIYIFPSSLSFSVSTRVGNEIGANQPKKARIAAIVGLCCSFMLGLAALIFAVMVRNIWASMFTQDKEIIKLTSMVLPIIGLCELGNCPQTTGCGVLRGTARPKVGANINLGCFYLVGMPVAVGLGFVLELDFQGLWLGLLAAQGCCALTMLVVLGVTDWEFEAQKAKQLTGAEEVVDDSEEVEEDKPSKAKIKEDCLDYANNNTNNNSHV from the coding sequence ATGTGCAAGCTGACATCTCCTTCTCCCTGCTGCAATGGCAATTCAGACCACCCTCACCTTGTCTCCATTAAAGACTCAGAAGAGCCCAAAACGCTCACTACCCCATTGATCTCCAAAAGCACAACATCCGAACCAGAACAAATACAGAAGAAGCTACAACTAAACGCACACCACCAAACACACAAACCCCaccaaaaatcccatttctccTTGGCTCTAAAAGAAGCCAATTCCATAGCCAGCATAGCTTTTCCCATGATACTCACCGGCCTTTTACTTTACTCCAGGTCAATGATCTCCATGCTCTTCCTCGGCCGCCTCGGCGAGCTCGCTTTAGCCGGCGGGTCCCTCGCCGTCGGCTTTGCTAACATCACCGGTTACTCGATTCTCTCTGGCCTCGCCATGGGAATGGAACCCATTTGTGGTCAAGCTTTTGGTGCCAAAAGGCATACTCTGCTTGGCCTCTCTTTGCAGAGAACAGTACTTCTTCTAATATTTACATCCTTACCCATTTCTCTTCTCTGGCTAAACATGAAGAAACTCCTCCTCCTTTGTGGCCAAGATGAAGCAATTGCCTCTGAAGCTCAACTTTACCTCCTCTGTTCTCTCCCTGACCTTCTTGCTCAGTGTTTACTGCACCCTTTGAGAATTTACCTCAGAACTCAATCCATTACCCTGCCTCTAACATTTTGTGCCACTTTAGCAATCATCCTTCACATTCCCATCAATTACTTTCTTGTCTCGTACCTCAATTTAGGCATCAGAGGTGTGGCTCTAAGTGGGGTTTGGTCTAACTTCAATCTCGTAGCTTCTTTAATCATCTACATCATTATCTCTGGGGTCCACAAGAAAACCTGGGGAGGGATTTCAATGGACTGCTTCAGAGAATGGAAGACTCTTCTCAATTTGGCAGTGCCAAGCTGCATTTCTGTGTGCCTAGAATGGTGGTGGTATGAGATCATGATTTTGCTCTGTGGTTTGCTGTTAAACCCAAGAGCCACTGTTGCTTCAATGGGCATTTTGATCCAAACCACTTCTCTGATCTACATATTCCCCTCGTCCCTAAGCTTCAGTGTGTCCACAAGGGTTGGCAACGAAATAGGCGCAAACCAACCGAAAAAAGCAAGGATTGCAGCCATTGTAGGCCTGTGTTGCAGCTTCATGCTAGGCCTTGCAGCTCTGATCTTTGCAGTCATGGTGAGGAACATTTGGGCAAGCATGTTCACACAGGACAAGGAGATAATAAAATTAACATCAATGGTTTTGCCTATAATTGGTCTCTGCGAGCTTGGAAATTGCCCACAAACAACAGGGTGTGGAGTTCTGAGAGGCACAGCGAGGCCTAAAGTTGGAGCAAACATAAACTTGGGGTGCTTTTACCTCGTGGGAATGCCAGTGGCTGTGGGGTTGGGTTTCGTTCTTGAGTTGGATTTTCAGGGGCTGTGGCTAGGCCTGTTGGCTGCACAGGGATGCTGTGCTCTGACCATGCTGGTGGTTTTAGGTGTTACAGATTGGGAGTTTGAAGCTCAGAAAGCCAAACAGCTGACCGGGGCTGAGGAGGTGGTTGATGACAGCGAAGAGGTTGAGGAAGACAAGCCAAGCAAAGCTAAAATCAAGGAAGATTGTTTAGATTACgctaataataatactaataataaCTCACatgtttag